From the genome of Adlercreutzia equolifaciens DSM 19450:
GGCCAGCTTGCGCCGCAGCGTCTTCACGTGCATGTCCACCGTGCGCGTCTCGCCGACGAAGCTTACGCCCCACACCTGCTCGAGCAGCTGCTCGCGGGTAAGCACACGGCCCTTGTTCTCCATGAGTGTGCGCAGAAGGTCGAACTCCTTGCGTGTGAGGTTGACTTCCCGGCCATTCGCCACCACGGTGCGGGCGGACGGCGACAGCTTGATCGCGCCGACGGCCATAAGGTCACTGGGCTCCGCCACCTCTTCTGCAGCGCCTTGGCTCGGACGGCTCGCGCGCCGCAGCAGCGCGTTCACTCGCGAGATGAGTTCCATCATGCCGAAGGGTTTCGCCAGGTAGTCGTCGGCGCCGGCATCGAGCCCCACTACTTTGTCGAACTCGGTGCCCTTGGCCGTGAGCATCATAACGGGAAGGTTCTCCGTCGCCGCATTACCGCGCAGGGCCTGCAGCAGAACGAGGCCATCGTCGCCGGGCAGCATAATGTCCAGCAGCACCGCATCGGGCGGCTCGACCGCGCACCGCTCAACAAGACCGTCGCCATCGTGGAACGCACGCACTTCCATACCCGCTTGATGCAGCGCATAGGCAGTCAGGTCGCGGATATGCTCGTCGTCTTCCACGTAATAGATGAGCGGGGCTTTGCTCATGGGAATCCTTTCTGGAACAGGTGCGCGGTCATTGTAGCGCAACAGCCGCGCGACGCAGAGATGGGCGGCAAGGCGTCAAAGAGCCGTGGGGCCGACCGAACAGGCAGTGCCGTCCCAGTGCCGCCTCAGTGCCACCCAGTGCCGCCCCAGCGACACCTCCGCGCAACCGGAAACCAGCGCGAAAGCGACCGACGGTGCGGGGTAGCGCCGTCGGTCGCAAGGGCGGCTTAGGCGGCCGCTGCGTCGGGGGCCAGCGGCGTCTCCAGGGTGTCCACCAGCGGGTCGCGCGGTCGACGCGGCTTCTCGGGGAGAATCGCCATGACGATCTTCACCATCACCGAGACCAGCGGTAGCCACAAAGCGGTCATGGTCACGTTGAACAGCGTGTGGGCGTTGGCGATCTGCCGGGCGATAACTTCCACCTCGGGGCCGGCCGGGGGAATGGCCGCCACCACTGACGCGAAGGGCCCGACGAGCCACACGAACAAGAGGCAGCCCGATAGGTTGAAGATGCAGTGGGACAGGGCCACGCGCTTGGCGTCGCGAGACTGGCCGATGGCGGCGAGCAGCGCCGTGATGGTGGTGCCCAGGTTGTCGCCGAGAAGGATGGGGATGGCGCCGTCGAGGCCGATGATGCTCGCTCCATCGGCGCCCGGCGTGGAAGCGAAGTTCTGCAGCACGGCGATGGTGGCGCTGGAGCTTTGCACCACGAGCGTCATGAGGGTGCCCACCAGAACGCCGAGCACCGGCACGCCCGTCACCTGGGCAATCAGGTCGGTGAACACGGGGTTCTCGGCCAAGGGCTTCATGACAGCGCCCATGGTGTCGATGCCGAGGAACAAAAGTCCGAAGCCGAAGACGGCGGTGCCGACGTACTTCATCTGTCCCTGCTTGGCGAGCTGCATGATGAGGAAGCCCACGAGCACGATGCCGAGCACGTAATCGGACAGCTTGAAGGCGATGATCTGCGCCGTGATGGTGGTGCCGATATTCGCTCCCATGATGATGGGGATGGCCTGACGCAACCCCATGAGACCGGCAGCCACGAAACCGATGGCCATGACCGTGGTGGCGCTGGAGCTTTGCAGCACCGCCGTGGCCAGTGCACCGGCCAGAACACCGAAAAAGGGGTTCTTCGTCACGGCGGCCAGAATGGCACGCATGCGTTCGCCAGCCGCCTCCTGCAGGTTGCTGCTCATGAGGTTCATGCCGTACAGGAACAGGGCCAGACCGCCGAACAGTCCCAGCCCGATTTGCAGCAGTTCTTCCACCTATGCGTCTCCTTCTCACGGCGACCCGCCCCTTGCGAGCCGCGTTCGTTGACGGGTCGCACCCTTGCGGCCCGCGCTCGTCTCAGCAGGAAAGGAGTATGAAGCCCCATTGAGCTGCAGCCGTAAGAGCCACGTAAAATGAAAGTAAAATCGTGCGGCGCTACCGACCGTTAAGCCCAACCCTCCGTAGGGGCTGACCTTGGTCGCCCCTCTTTTGCCATGCGGGCGCAACCCACCCGCGAGGGCTGACCAAGGTCAGCCCCTACGGAAACGGGAATGCCGCTACCCAAAACGGCCAGCGACGTAATCGGCGGTGCGGGGGTCGGTGGGGGCGGAGAAGATAGTGTCGGTGTCGCCGGCTTCCACCACCTCGCCCAGCAGGAAGAACGCCGTCTTATCGGAGATACGCAGGGCCTGCAGCATGTTGTGGGTCACCATGATCACCGTGTAGCGCTCCTTCAGCTGGCCGATAAGCTCCTCAATCTTCGCCGTGGAAATGGGATCCAAAGCGCTCGTGGACTCGTCGAGCAGCAGCACCTCCGGCTGCACCGCCAGGGCGCGGGCGATGCACAGGCGCTGCTGCTGACCGCCGGACAGGCCGAGTGCGTTCTTCTTCAGACGATCCTTCAGCTCGTCCCAGATAGCGGCCGCGCGCAGCGACTCCTCTACGATGATGTCCAGATCGGCCTTGGCGCGCACCCCATGGCTGCGGGGACCGAAGGCAACATTGTCGTAGATGCTCATAGGGAAGGGGTTCGGCTGCTGGAACACCATGCCCACGCGCCGGCGCAGGTCGGTAGGATCCAGCGTGCGGTAGGCGTCGGAACCGTCCAGCAGCACCGAGCCTTCCACGCGACAGCCTTCCACCAAATCGTTCATGCGGTTCAGCGTCTTCAGCAGCGTGGACTTACCGCAACCGGAAGGGCCGATGAGCGCCGTCACCTGGTTTTCTGGGAAGGTGAGGTTGATATCGCGCAGACCTTGGAAGTCGCCGTAGAACAGGTTCAGGTGCTCGACGGCCATCTTCGCAGGAGCGGGTGCGGCCTCTGGAACCTCAGCTGCCGCGGGGACGCTCGTCTCTTTCGCGAGTTCTTTCAAAAAGCTCGTCATTTCTTGCTCACTTCCATTTTCTGTGCCACCACCCGCATGGCGGCGTTCAGCAGAAGAACGAGGATCAGCAGCACCACCGAGGTGGCGTAGGCCTCGTTCACGTGCAGGCCCTCGCAGGCCAGGGTGTACATGTGCACGGCCAAGGTGCGGCAGGAGTCGAACAGGGCGAAGATGCCCTGGCCGGCGAAGTCGGGGATTTGGGCCACGGTGCCAGCAGTGAACAACAGGGCCGCCACCTCGCCCACGCAACGGCCGAGAGCCAAAATGACGCCGCCCAAAATGCCGGGCACTGCCGAGGGCAGCACGCAGCGGGCCACCGTGCGCAACCGCCCGGCACCGAGGCCGAAGCCGCCCTCGCGGTAGGAATCGGGCACCGCCATGAGCGCCTCCTCGGTGGTGCGCATGATGACCGGCAGCACCATGATGGCCAGGGTGCAGGCGCCGGACAGAAGCGAGAGGCCCCAGCCGCAAGCCGTCACGAAGAACAGCATGCCGAACAGGCCGTAGATGATGGAGGGAATGCCCTGCAGCGTTTCGGCGGTCACGCGCACCAGGCGCACGAAGCGGCTGCCTCGGCGGGCGTACTCCACCAGGTAGATGGCCGCGCCGACGCCTACGGGCACCGCCAGCGCCAAAGCCAGCAGCGCCATGATGACCGTCGAGGCGAGCGCCGGCAGAAGCGACACGTTCTCGGAGGTGTATTCCCACTGGAACAGATCGGGGGTAAGCGCGGGCACGCCTCGCACCAGGATGTAGCCCACCACGAACAGCAGCACGGCGGCGGTTACCGTTGCGGCGGCATAGGTGAGCCAGCGCAGCAGCACCGACACCGCGCGGCGCCGACGGGACGAGCGGGCGATGCGGGCCTCCAAGGCATCTTCCTTGGCGAAGCAAGCAGGCATCAGATTGACGGCACCCAGGGCTCCCAAGGTCGGCGAGCAGGCGACCACCGAGGGTCGCGGGCGACGCAAGCGCAGGTTGAAGCCATCGCTCATCGCGCCTCACCTCTCTTCCGAGTAACGTTGAGCAGCATCGTGATCAGCAGGATGAACACGAACAGAACCACGCCGGTGGCGATGAGGGCCTCGCGGTGCAGGTCGGCGGCGTAGCCCATCTCCAACACGATGTTGGCCGTCATGGTGCGCACGCCAGACAGCAGCGAGTCGGGAATGATGGGCATGTTTCCGGCCACCATGACCACGGCCATGGTCTCGCCGATGGCCCGTCCCAGCCCCAGCACGATGGCGGCCATGATGCCGGAGGCGGCCGCCGGGGCCACCACCTTGAACACGGCGTGCTCGTGATCGACGCCGAGAGCCAGGGCACCCTCGTAGTAGCGAGCGGGCACGGCGTCCAAAGCGCTTTGGGCCACGGTGATGACGGTAGGCAGGATCATAATGCCTAAGATAAGGCTGGCTGCCAGCACCGAAAGCCCCGTGCCCGGCCCGAGCAGACGCACGAAGGGCACGATGATGACCAGCCCGAAGAAGCCGTAGACCACCGATGGAATGCCAGCCAGCAGCTCCACGCCGCTGCGCAGGAAGGAGCCCATGCGGCCGCGAGCGAACCGCGAGAGGTACAACGCCGTGAGCAGGCCGCCCGGCACGCCCACGATCATGGCACCGACTGTCACGTACAGGCTGCCTACGATCATGGGGAAGATGCCGTAGAGGTCGTTGGCCGGGCGCCACGTGGTGCCGAAGAGGAATTCCGGCAGCCCGATCTCGGCCATGGCCGGCACGCCGTTGGCCAGCAGAAACAGGCAGATCAGCGCCACGGCGGCGATGGAGAGGGCCGCGGCTGCGGCGAAGAGAGCGCGGGCGGCCGCTTCGCGTAGGGCACGCGGGCGGCGCTTGGGCACGCGGGCGGCCGCAGGGGCACCGGCAGCTGCGAGACCTGCGCCGGCTCCGGGCGCTCCGGCGCTCCCGGAGCCGGCGGCCGTCGATGCACTTGCTGGCGGCACGTTCAGCAGGGAGAACAGCATAGTCGATCCCGCTTAGGCGACGTCGGCCCAGCTGGTAGCCGCGCCGGTATAGATGTCGCACACCTGCTGGCTCGTCAGGTCGCTCACCGACGAGGTGGGCGACACGATGACCGCGATGCCGTCCAGAGCGATGGGGGTGCCCTCGGCGCCAGCACCGGCCTCGGAGTCTTTCAGGTCGCGGGAAGCCATGCCGATGTCACAGGTGCCATCGAGCGCCATGTTCACACCCGTGGTGGAATCGGACTGCTGCACTTCCACGGTCACCTGGGGATTAGCCGACTGGAAGGCCTCGGCCAGCTTCTCCATGACCGGCGTGACCGAGGAGGATCCGGCCACAACCACCTTCCCACTGGCGCCGTTGGAGGCGAAGGGGGCGGCTGCATCGTCGATGGCGATGTAATTGTTGTCGCTCACCACGGCCTGCCCCTCGGTGCTCATGATGAACGCGAGGAAGTCGGCGGCCGGCGCGGCGAGCTCGCCCTTCGTCACGATGTTGAAGGGACGCGCGATGGCATAGGAGCCGTCCTTCACGGCCGCGGCGGTGGGCGCAACGCCATCGATGGACACCGCCTTCACTGTGTCGTCCAGCGAGCCCAAGGAGATATAACCGATGGCGTTGGGGTCGCCGGCCACCGACGTCATCATGACCGCCGTTGAGTTGGTGATGGCGGCTGCGGACGTGGTCATGTCCACCTTGTCGCCGTTGGCGTCCTTCTGCTCGATGCCGAACAGCTCAACGAAGGCGCCGCGGGTGCCGGAGCCGTCCTCGCGGGAGTACACCGAGATGGGAGCGTTAGCGGATGCGCCGCTGCCGCCAGATGCGATGGCAGAGTCGCCCGCTGCAGCCGTATCGCCGGCCGATGCGCCCACACAACCCGCAAGCGCCACTGCCAGCGCCCCGCACAAAGCCGCCGCTCCAGCGAGCACCACCAGCCGCTGCAACCGCCGCGGCAAACGAGAAGATACCGAAGATGCTTTCATGTCGTCGTTCCTTTCAAACGCGCGGGTCGGCATCCCAGAACCACCACCCGCAAGGGCCATTCAACTCGCGAAAGCGACCCACAAGGGAACGTCGCTTCCGTGCATTCATGATGGCCCCGCTCCGTAAAAGAACTGAGCAACATCTGTAAAGAGCCACCGTCAGTTCCGAAAAGTTTTGGTAAAACCCCAGCGCCGAACGCCCGAAGCGCTTGCTTGACTGTCATTTGACTCGTATGGCAATGGCTGCTCCGAGCAGCTGCTCCGGATAGCTGCCTGCGCACTCTTCCAAACGCTGCGCATTTCCCCTTTCCACGAGTAAATGCCAGTTGAGGGCCGAAATGGTCGGTGGGCCCGTGACGCCTCTGCCATTACTGGCCTGAAGTGGCAGAAAAATGCCAGTTGAGGGCAGTTATGGCTGAGCGCCCCCGTTCGGCCTTACCATTTCGGGGTCGAAGTGGCATTTGCGCGACGGAAACAAAATAAGGGCCGCAACAAAGACGGCCCTCTGGGTGCTTTACGATAGACCAACTTAAAAGAGGTGGTCGCTCTCTTTCATTCCCTTCAATGTCGGCTAGGCAATGGCAGCATATTCAGACTCGAGAAGCTCGAGAAGCGGCTCTGCACCCGATGTTGAATCTTCACTGGCGGCCGGCTCGGAGGCGCGGCGGTCGGCCAAGGCTCGGCGAACGCGGAGAACACCGTAGGTCGCGAGCAGCAGAGCGTACACGGCCAGGTTGAGGGAGGCGTCCGCAGAACCGCCCAGCACCGGCTTGGCCAAGTAGCAACCGGCATGCACGAGAATGAGCGCGAAGAACGGATAGGCGAGCCGCTGCAGGCGCTTCCACGGCATGGCGCCCAGGCGTCGCCGTACGACGTCGATGGAGGTGACCGCCAGCGGAACCAGCAGAACCACCAGAGCCACGGCACTCGTGAAACCGGCAACGGCGAAGGGGTTGGACGCACCGACGCTTCCCAGAATCTCAAGGTAAACCACGGCGTAGAACCCGATGTGACCGGCTATGAGAATCGTTCCCAGCAAGGAAAGCTGCGCCCGGACGGGCTGCAGGCGCCGGCGCACGGCCGAGCGCTTGTCCAGCACACCCATCATCATGACCACCGCGAACAGGGCGAAGGCCACATACCCCTTCTGCACCACGAAGGCGACCTCGCGCAGCGGCAGCACGGCCGGCGGCGCTATAGTAAGGTACGCACCCGCGCCCGCAAGCGCTACTGCTGCCAGGTAAAAGAGCATCGAATGGCTGCGCAGCGGCCGGGCCAGCGCCCAGGACAGAACGGCCACGACAACCAACGTGATTAGCAGGCGCATGAGACGGCCTCCTTGCAACATTCGCCGTCAGCACCAGAGGTCGCACCAGCATCTTCGCTGCCGCTCAGCTTCTCCTCCAACTGGGCGCGGCGCTCCTTCACCAGGCCGCAGGCTAGAAGCGCCATACCGGCGTAAAAGTCACTGTCGCTCTTCTCGGCCATGGCGGCCGCCCACTCGTCCACAAAAGTGAGCACATGATTGTCGATGAAGTCCGCCTGATCCTTCTGCAGCGAGCGTGCCGTTTCCTCGTCGCCGGCTTCAACCGCCTCCGCCTCGCGGCCGGCAAGCACCGCCAGGAAGCTGAGCATGAGACCGATATGGTCGTCGGGCTCGCGGTTCTTCTTCTCGAACTCCAACCCATGGGCGCGAAATGCCGCCCGCACCTCCCGCGTGGAATCCGTGAACAGGCGGTTGTTCTCATCGAGGTAGTAGGATTCCCACGGCGCGGCCAGAGGACGCGCCGGCCCCACAAGGCTCCGAAACCAGGCCGTCTTCAAATCGTCGATGACTTCTTCTGGCCGCTCCTGAACCGAGCGCCGCCACAAGCGCAGGTGATCCGCGGCCTCGCGAACCTCTTGACTCGCGTCCTCAAAGGGCAGCTCGTCCCACAATCCTTCTACTCCAAAACGCTCTATGAACGATGCGTCTGGCTCGGCCACCAACGTGTAACCGACTGTCTGCAACATAGCCTGAATTGTCTTCAGCAAGATAGTGGCCTCTTCGTCCATCGGAGTCGCAAAGCGGCCCCATCACTACCGCACACGGGGCGATCAATAATCTCGACCATAGGAAAGCACCTCCGCTTCTCATCAGTGAATAGCGGCGCCCCAGCACCCGGGGAGGGGACGGGAAGCCGGGGCGTCGCTTCAAACAAGGACGGTCGACACGCCTGCGAGAGAGAAGACGCGCCGACCGATGCAAATTGCTACAACTCGTATTCCAGCGAGGGATCCTCACCCATCGTCACGTCCATGATTTCTGTCTTAGGATGCGGGATGAGAACCAGCGACGGATTCGTCGTGTTCGCCGGCAGCGGTACCGCTTCCACATCGCCCTCGCCGTATTCGGCGCGCAGCTCATCGATGTCGCCGTAGCGCAGGGCACGCAGCGCACAGGTGCGGACGCAATAGGGGTCTTCGCCGCGCTCCAGCTGATCCTTGCAGAAATCGCACTTGCCCATGTAGCCCTCTTCCTCGAGGAAAGACGGCGCATGGTACGGGCAGGCCTTCTCGCAGGAACGGCAGCCGATGCACACATCGTGATCGGTCCACACGATGCCGGTGTCGGGATCTTTCTGCATGGCGCCCGAAGGGCATACCGCCACACAAGCCGGGTTCTCGCAATGGTTGCAGGCCATGGCGATGAAGTAAGCGAACAAATCCGACGGAGCAGGCAGCGTGTCGCCCTCGCCCACTTCCCAGGTGCCGTGCTCCCATTCGTACACGCGACGGAACAAGTTGCCCACGGGCAGGTTGTTCTTGTTCTTGCAGGCCATCTGACACGTCTTGCACCCGATGCAGGCCTCGGAATCGAAGAAAAATCCGTACTGTGTCATGTTAGTCCCCCAACTCAATCACGCGCAGCGGACGATCGATATCGTGATCGAACGGACCGTCCCACTTCTCCATTTCCACATTGATGGTGTTCCACGGCTGAATATCGCATCCGCAGGGATCCGAACTGGTGAGCACGCCCGGATTACCGCCGAAGTCGACTTCCAGCTCCTCGTCGTAATCGGTCCAGCCACCGTCGGCCACCAGCACTACCCCGGGCACCACGCGCGGCGTGATCTTTATGGCGCGAACAAGAGCGCCGCGACCGTTGTAAATCTTCACCGGATCGTGTTGAGAAAGACCGCGCTCCTGGGCATCCAGGGGGTTCACGTAGGCCACGTTCGCGTGGGCCTCCTGCATCCAGCGGCAGTTGTCTAGCTGGCTGGAGTGATGGCCCAGCGAATGAGGCGACTCCAGCTGCAACGGATAGGGGCCCTTCACCCGATTCTCGAAATCCGAGAAGGTGGCCTCGTAACCTTCTTGCGGCGGCTCGTATTTGGGAATGGGCGAGATGCTGTAGGAGCCGTAAATGTCCACGACCTCGGCCAACTGGCGGCAGTAGATTTCCAGTTTGCCGCTCTCAGTGTTCAGCGGATTCGCCACCGGGTCTTCCACGAAAGCCTCCAGGGCGATGTAGCCGCAGTTGTCGCCCTCGGTGCGCGGCACCTGGTAGATACCGTCCTTCAAGAATTGCCGAAGCGGGATGCGACCCTCCTGCGGCTCGCGATCGGGGGAGCCCAACTCGGCCCAGTCCTCAGCCGTGATGGTGAGCAGCTTCTCGAAGTCGGGATCCACCATATCTTCCGTCGTAGCGCCACCAGGGCCTACCGCACCCGAGCCCACCTTCTTTGTGAAGCCGCCTTCCTTGATGACCGTGGCTCCCTGAATCTGATTGGCGAAGATCTCTTCCTCGGTGATCTCCAACTCGTCGGGATCGAAACCGAGACGCTCGGCCAGGGCGCGATTGATCTCGTAATCGCTTCGGGCCTCGAACAAGGGGGCGATCACGTGGGCGCAAAAGGTCAATGTTTCGTGGTTCGAGGTATGGCTGAAGTTGGCCGGGTGCTCCCACTGCATGACCATGGGCAGCACGATGTCGGCATATTGGGCCGTCGTGTTTAGGAAACAATCGCAGGACACGACGAATTCCACTTTGCGGAAGGCCTTGATTCCCAGCAGCGTGTCCGGCTCACTGTTGAGCTTGTTGCCGCGGCCAATATCCCAGATGCAGCGGATATCGATCTCGCGCTGTCCCCACTTGCCGTTATGGTAGGAACCGTCGTACACCGCGTGCCACTTCTGCTGCGAGGTAACGCCGAACAGTCCGTCGGTGGGCACCACAGCAGCACTGAGGGCGAATGTGTTGGCAACCGGGTCGGTCGTCGCGTATTCGGAACGCCCTTCCCCGCCGACGGCCACCAGAGCGCTACCGCCGTTGCAGACCATCTGGCCCGACATGTCGGACACCATGGCGCCGGACTTGCCCACGTTGCCCGTCATCCAGCCCACCGTGAAGAACGCCTGGGCTGCCTGTTCGCCGCGGAAGCCGCGGGTCACGGCCGAACACGAGAAGATAGCCGCGGGCTTAATCGTAGCCATATCCGTAGCAAGGGAGCGAATCACTTCGGACTCGACACCGCAAATCTCGCTCGCCCATTCCGGCGTCTTCGGCGCACCATCGTAGGTACCGAGCACGTAATCTTTGAAGTTGTCCTTCGGATCGGCGCCCTCGGGCATGTGGTCGGCATCGAAGCCCACGGTGTAAGTGTCGAGAAAGGCCTGGTCTTGCAGGTCGTTTTCAATCATGTGGTAGGCACAGCCAATGAAGAGCGCTGCATCGGTGGCCGGGCGAATGGGAATCCACTCATCAGCGATGGCGCCGAGGCCGGAGTTATAGAATGGGTTGATGCCGACGATCTTCGCCCCACGACGCTTGGCATCCAACAGCACCTTGTTGGGATAGCCCAAAGCGCTCCAGGAGGGGTTGTTGCCGTCCAGCACGATGAGCTTGGCGTTCAGAATATCAAGGCGATCGTTGTACAAGTAGGCACCGTAATAGCCCGCCAAATTCTGATAACCCGTCATCATGGAGGAGGGATAAACCCATCCGCCCTGGGAGTTGCCGCCGCATCCGCCCTGCGATCCGCCAAGAGCCGTCAACAGGGTTCGGATACAACCCAGCCCGCATGACAGCCTCATTGCCGTAAGCGCCAATGATGCGCGTAAGCTCGTCAGCGATGATGTCCAGCGCCTCGTCCCAGCTGATACGCACCCACTCGTCCTTGCCGCGCAGCTCGCCGTTGATCTTGGCCGGGTCACCGCCGGGCTCCCAGTTTTTGCGCTTCATGGGGTACTTCAAGCGATCGGGGCCATAGACATGATTCATCTTCGCCTGGCCACGCAGGCAACCGCGCTGCTGAGGCATATCTTCGGAATCGGGATTCCGATCGTCGGTCTTCACGCGCACGACCTGGCCGTCTTTCACCAGCGCGTAATTGATGCAGCTAGCCGAGCAATACAGGCGGAAGCAGCGATAGGGCTTCCACTCGCCCTCGTCTTCCAAAGCCGGAGCAGGGGCATCGTCGCTGCCCGTATCTGCCATCTTCGCTTGCGGAGCGCAAGCCACCAGCTGTCCAAGCGCCGGCACCGTGGCGGCCGCACCGGTCCACTTCAGGAAGCTGCGACGGGTAAGCCCGTGCTTTTGCTGGGAAGCGGCAACGGCTTCATGCGATGCGCACGAAATGTTTTTCTCCTCCATGTTCCTCCTCTTTTCTCTCATTTCGAAGAACCTCCTGGCCTCATTCGAGGCGCAGCCTGAGTGTAAGAGGAGCCCGTGGTTCAGCGCGGCCCTCGAAAAGTTCCAGGCGTGGTAACTCATAGTTGCAACCAAGCACATCCACCGCTTACAATACCGAGCTGTCGAGGGGAGAGGCCATGGACATCCAGCAGCTACGCTACTTCAAGCGCGTCGTAGACGACGGCAGCTTATCGAAGGCGGCGGCCAGTTTCTTCATGACGCCGCAGGCCATGCGCAAACAAATCAACAACCTGGAAAACGAGATCGGCGTCGAGATCCTCACCCGCACCCCCCAGGGTGTTTTCCCTAGCGATGCGGGGCGAGCGCTTTACGACTATGCCCAGCGTCTCATCGCCCTAACCGACGAGGCCGTAAGCGTCTGCCGCCAGCGCGCCGGAGTCGAGAGACAGCGATTGCATATCGGGCTGTACCACAACGCGAACCTGCATTTGATGCCGCGGCTTACTGCCCGCTTTACGGAAGAGCACCCTGATATCGAGTTGGTATTCACCGACTTCGTTACCTTCGAAGATTTCGAACGAGCCCTGGTGGAGGGCAAGATCGACGTCGTCATGACCTTCGGAAACAGTCGGCGCCGCAAATCATGCTTTTGCAGCGCAGCGATACCGTGGGGATCGGCATTCGAATGGTGGCGCCGAATTACGAGACCCTCGCCCATGTTCCCTTCGCGCCTCCTCCCGGCGTGGACGACCGCGTGAGCATGGAGCTTTCCACCAACCAGCCCGACTCCCCTGCCGTGCAGGCGCTCTACCGCTGCGCCCGCGACATCTGCGCCAACGAGCTTCAATTCGGCTGCTAAAATTCCGAGCCGCTGAAAGCATCCACGACTTACCTTCCTGCAATGCGCTGCCGGAAATACGTCCCAAACGCGTAAAGCGGCACATCCCGAATGGCGCCATCTTGGGAAGGAGATGCCAGGGACGTGCGCACGGCGAGAGGCGGCTGGTACTTCTTGACGAAGGCGGCGAGGCTCTTCGCCTTCAAGTTGACGCCCGATTTCACCTCAATCGGCACCGGCTGGACAGCCTCGGTGCCCCCGTCGATGATGAAGTCAATCTCGGTGCGCGTGGAAGGGTTCACGAAGTAGTGAAGCTTGCTGTCGGGCTCCGCACTGTCGCCGGCCAAGCCGTTCGCAAGCATTTCCTGGGCGACGAGCTGCTCCGCAAGCGATCCCTTGAACGAGCTGAACAAGGCTTCGCTGTCGAGTATCGTTCGGGCTCCCAGATTGTTCATCGCCCCGAGCAGCCCCACATCCAACAAATAGATTTTGAACACATCCCCGTCCTCGTGCGACACAAGGGGCGATTCGGGCAAGCTGACGCAGCTCGAGGGGATCGCGAGCGAGGTGTCGATCAGCCATTGGAGGGCGTCCTCGTACTCCCGCGCGCGAGCCGATTCCCGTATCTTGGAGAACATGAACTTGCGGTTCTCCTTGGCCAAATTTGCCGGCACCGCCCGCCAGACCCGGCGAATGCGCTCCGCCAGGGCATCGTCGGCGTACTTCGAGAAATCGGCGTTATAGGAGCGCAAGAGCTCGTTGTGCACGCGCCGCGCGTCCGCAGGATCGGCCGTTTCGGCAAAAGCGAGCACGGCTTCCGGCATACCGCCGACGAACAGGTACTGCTTCAGCAGCTCGATCAGGCGGTCGTGAAACGGCGCGATAGCTTCCCAATCAAGCGTCTCTACCAGTTCCACTAGCAGTTCCTCACCAATACCGCCGAGGAACTCCGAGAAATTCAAGGGGTACAGATCGAGGAAGCTCACCTTCCCCACGGGAAACGACGGTCTCGGCCTCCCTTTCTCCTGCGCCCTCTTGCCGCGGCGAAGGGCAAGGCCCAAAGCCGAGCCGCCCGCGACGACAGGCAGATGCGGCATCTGCTCGTTGAAGTACTTGAGAGACTGGATGGCCCGCGGAGACTCCTGAATCTCGTCGAGAATGAGCAGGGTGCTCCCATCGATGCGGACGCCTGCCTCGGCCTGTAGGATGGGAAGAAGCCGTTGGGGCGAGAGAGAGCCCCCGAACGCCGCCACAAGCTGAGGATTATCGTCGAAGGTAACGTAGGCGAACCTCTCGAAGCACGTATTCCCGAACTCCTTCATGAGCCAGGTCTTCCCCACCTGCCGCGCTCCGCTCACAATGAGCGGCTTTCTGCGCGGAGACGC
Proteins encoded in this window:
- a CDS encoding response regulator transcription factor, translated to MSKAPLIYYVEDDEHIRDLTAYALHQAGMEVRAFHDGDGLVERCAVEPPDAVLLDIMLPGDDGLVLLQALRGNAATENLPVMMLTAKGTEFDKVVGLDAGADDYLAKPFGMMELISRVNALLRRASRPSQGAAEEVAEPSDLMAVGAIKLSPSARTVVANGREVNLTRKEFDLLRTLMENKGRVLTREQLLEQVWGVSFVGETRTVDMHVKTLRRKLAEAAPGSEEAVATVRGVGYRLKKNAS
- a CDS encoding Na/Pi cotransporter family protein; protein product: MEELLQIGLGLFGGLALFLYGMNLMSSNLQEAAGERMRAILAAVTKNPFFGVLAGALATAVLQSSSATTVMAIGFVAAGLMGLRQAIPIIMGANIGTTITAQIIAFKLSDYVLGIVLVGFLIMQLAKQGQMKYVGTAVFGFGLLFLGIDTMGAVMKPLAENPVFTDLIAQVTGVPVLGVLVGTLMTLVVQSSSATIAVLQNFASTPGADGASIIGLDGAIPILLGDNLGTTITALLAAIGQSRDAKRVALSHCIFNLSGCLLFVWLVGPFASVVAAIPPAGPEVEVIARQIANAHTLFNVTMTALWLPLVSVMVKIVMAILPEKPRRPRDPLVDTLETPLAPDAAAA
- the pstB gene encoding phosphate ABC transporter ATP-binding protein PstB; the encoded protein is MKELAKETSVPAAAEVPEAAPAPAKMAVEHLNLFYGDFQGLRDINLTFPENQVTALIGPSGCGKSTLLKTLNRMNDLVEGCRVEGSVLLDGSDAYRTLDPTDLRRRVGMVFQQPNPFPMSIYDNVAFGPRSHGVRAKADLDIIVEESLRAAAIWDELKDRLKKNALGLSGGQQQRLCIARALAVQPEVLLLDESTSALDPISTAKIEELIGQLKERYTVIMVTHNMLQALRISDKTAFFLLGEVVEAGDTDTIFSAPTDPRTADYVAGRFG
- the pstA gene encoding phosphate ABC transporter permease PstA; this translates as MSDGFNLRLRRPRPSVVACSPTLGALGAVNLMPACFAKEDALEARIARSSRRRRAVSVLLRWLTYAAATVTAAVLLFVVGYILVRGVPALTPDLFQWEYTSENVSLLPALASTVIMALLALALAVPVGVGAAIYLVEYARRGSRFVRLVRVTAETLQGIPSIIYGLFGMLFFVTACGWGLSLLSGACTLAIMVLPVIMRTTEEALMAVPDSYREGGFGLGAGRLRTVARCVLPSAVPGILGGVILALGRCVGEVAALLFTAGTVAQIPDFAGQGIFALFDSCRTLAVHMYTLACEGLHVNEAYATSVVLLILVLLLNAAMRVVAQKMEVSKK
- the pstC gene encoding phosphate ABC transporter permease subunit PstC; protein product: MLFSLLNVPPASASTAAGSGSAGAPGAGAGLAAAGAPAAARVPKRRPRALREAAARALFAAAAALSIAAVALICLFLLANGVPAMAEIGLPEFLFGTTWRPANDLYGIFPMIVGSLYVTVGAMIVGVPGGLLTALYLSRFARGRMGSFLRSGVELLAGIPSVVYGFFGLVIIVPFVRLLGPGTGLSVLAASLILGIMILPTVITVAQSALDAVPARYYEGALALGVDHEHAVFKVVAPAAASGIMAAIVLGLGRAIGETMAVVMVAGNMPIIPDSLLSGVRTMTANIVLEMGYAADLHREALIATGVVLFVFILLITMLLNVTRKRGEAR
- a CDS encoding substrate-binding domain-containing protein; amino-acid sequence: MKASSVSSRLPRRLQRLVVLAGAAALCGALAVALAGCVGASAGDTAAAGDSAIASGGSGASANAPISVYSREDGSGTRGAFVELFGIEQKDANGDKVDMTTSAAAITNSTAVMMTSVAGDPNAIGYISLGSLDDTVKAVSIDGVAPTAAAVKDGSYAIARPFNIVTKGELAAPAADFLAFIMSTEGQAVVSDNNYIAIDDAAAPFASNGASGKVVVAGSSSVTPVMEKLAEAFQSANPQVTVEVQQSDSTTGVNMALDGTCDIGMASRDLKDSEAGAGAEGTPIALDGIAVIVSPTSSVSDLTSQQVCDIYTGAATSWADVA